The window CGTACAAACGATCGCAGAAAGCGGCGGCCAGATTGAGGTCGTGGATGCTGGCCAGGGTGCCGATTTTCAGGCGTTTGACTAGCTGTAAAAGCTCAAGCTGAAAGCGCGGGTCGAGGTGGTTGGTCGGTTCGTCGAGAATCAGCAATTGCGGTTGCTGGGCCAGGGCGCGGGCGAGGATCACACGCTGTTTTTCACCGCCGGAGAGGGTGGCGAAGGCGTGGTCTTCGAAGCCTCTGAGACCGACGGATTCCAATGCTTGAGTCGCCAGACTTCGGTCTTCAAGCGTGTCGCCATCGAACAGGCCTTTGTGCGGCGAGCGGCCCATGGCGACCACCTCGTCGACGGTCAGGCCGAAGGCATCCGGGAACTCCTGCAACACCACTGCGATGCGTTGCGCGCACCAGCGCGAGGATTGTTTCCAGACGTTGTGGTGGTCGAGCCGGACCTCGCCGCTTTCGGGCTTGCTGAAGCGATAAGCGCAACGCAGCAGGCTGGTCTTGCCGCTGCCGTTGGGGCCGATCAACCCGACGAACTCGCTGGCGGCCACGTGCAGGGAGGCGTCACGCAGCTGGAACTGGTGATGGCAGTGGCCGTGGCCCTGGGGTGTCCAGGCGAGGGTTGTGAGGTTCAGCGAGGTCATGCATTGGCTCTGAGATCATGGGTGATGCTGATGACGCAATCGCGGGCAAGCCCGCTCCCACAGGGATCGCGAAAATCCTGTGGGAGCGGGCTTGCCCGCGATGGGGCCTGCTGATTAAAACGGTACGCTTGAGTTATACAGTAACGCTAATAATGATGCTGAGCCAAGCGCGGAAAGTCTACAGGGCTCTCTGATCCGCGCATCTCGCCTGTTTCACGATGAAGATGAGGCCGATTCAGTTGGTCGGGTGAAGCGCGACAACAACACGCGATCCAATACCCAGACCACCACCAAGGATGCACCTACCAGCGGAAATATCACTGCCAATGCAAACATGATCACCATGGCGGTTTTCCATTTTGGCAGGTCGTGACGCAGCGGCGGCACACCGATTTTTCCCTGTGGCCGACGCTTCCACCAGATCACCACGCCGCTGACCGCGCTAAGCAAAATCATCAGGCAGATCAGCAGCACGATGATCTGGTTGAACACGCCGAACATCTTGCCTTCGTGCAGCATCACGCCGATTTCCGTGGCGCGGGCGACGGTGCCGTATTGCTCGAAGCGCACGTCGGCGAGGACATCGCCGGTGTACTGATCGACATGCAGCGTGGCGTCGTTGCGCGGGTCGTCGGCAAACACGGCGATGGTGAACACGCCGGTGTCTGTGGTCGGGAAGGTGATGCTGTAACCCGGCTCGACCTGGCGTTGCACGGCGATGTTCTGCACGTCTTGCAGGCTGATGGTTGGCGCCGCTGGGCCGGATTTCGCGCCGTCGTGGGCCATGTGTTCGGCGTGGTCACCGGACATTGGCATCGGCGTGTTTTCCATGGCCCACGGCACAGTCTGGCGAGTGGCGGAGTTGAGGCTGCGGGCCTCGACGTCGGACTTGGGCACGTTGTCCCACATCGCCGCCGGGAACACGTTCCACACTTGCGCGTATTTCTGGCCCCAGAACCCGGTCCAGGTCATGCCGCTGAGCAGCATCACCAGCAGCAACGATGCGCCCCAGAAGCCGGTAACAGCATGCAAATCACGCCACAACACTCGACCGCGACTGGTCAGGCGCGGCCACAAAATGCCGGCCGCCTGGCCACGCGGCCACCACAGGAACACGCCGGAAACCACCAGCACCACGCCCCATCCAGCGGCCAGTTCGACCAGCCGATCACCGACGCTGCCGATCATCAATTCACCGTGAATCGCTCGCGCCACCGCTTGCAGATTCTTCTTGGCGTCTTGCTCGCCGAGGATGTCGCCCTGGTAGGGATCGATGAATACGTTGAGCTCGGTGCCGCCATTGATCACGACAAACTGCGCGCTGCGCTCGGCGTTGACCGGCGGCAGGTACTGTTTGATCGTGGCGTGTGGATACGCCTGTTTCACCCGCTTGAGCAGGTCGTCGGCCGGGACGCTGTGATGCCCGGCCGGGACGTTCATCAGGCTGCCGTACATCAACGGATCGAGTTGCGGCTTGAACAGGTAAATGACACCGGTCAGGGCCAGCATCACCATGAATGGCGCGACGAACAGACCGGCATAGAAATGCCAGCGCCAGGCCAGGTTGTAGAAATTCACTTTGGGCTGTTTCATCACATGTGCTCCGCTTTGGCATGGATCTTTTAGTTGTTTGTTTTGCGGTTGCTGCGCAACCGATCGCGAGCAGGCTCGCTCCCACAGGTTCTCCACGTCCATGTGGGAGCGGGCTTGCCCGCGATGCTCTTAGAAGCTCATGTCCACCTTGGTCCAGAGCGTTCGCCCCGGTTCTTTAATGGCCTGCGGGTCGTTGGCCGGGTAGCCAAAACCGGCGTTGCCGGCCAGGTTCAGATGCTCGGCGTACGCCTTGCCGAACAGGTTGTCGACGCCACTGCTGACCTTCCAGTTTTTGTTGATGCGATAGGCGCCATTGAGCGAGAACACGCCAAAACCGGAGGTCTTGTCGAAGTCCTTGCCCACCACGTTGCCCTTGTTCTGGTCGATGCGGTTTTGCGCCGCGACCACGCGCCACAAGGCCCCGGCGCTCCAGTTGTCTTCGCTGTAGGTCAGGCCGAAACGCGCATCCAGCGGCGGCATTTGCGGCAAGGCGTTGCCATCGCTGCTGTTCTTGCCCCAGGCGTAAGCCAGGGTCGCGTCGGCTTTCCAGTTGGAGGTCAACTGATAGGCCGCGCCGAGTTCGCCGCCCATGATTCGCGCGTCGATGTTCTGAGCTTGGGACGTGGTGCCCATCATCGTCGGGGTGTAGTTGAACAGGATGTAATCGCGCACCTGGCCGACGTAACCCGAGGCCCAGGCTTCGAGGTCTTCGGTCTTGTATTGCAGGCCGAAATCGAGCTGGGTGGTTTTTTCAGGCTTGATCGAATCGAAGGCATTCACCGACCCGGCGGGGCCGGACTTGGGAGAAAACAATTCCCAGTAATCCGGGAAACGCTGGGTATGACCGAGGCCGGCATACAGCGTGGTCGGGCTGTCGGCGAGGTCATGCTCGTAGCGCACGAAACCGCTTGGCAAGGTGTCAGCGCGGGTGTCGTCGGCGGTCGGGTTGGGGCGGGTCATCATCCCGGAACCGGTGGTCTGCCGATAATCCTTGGCCGAGGCGCGGTCCAGGCGCGCACCGGTAATCAGCCGGTCACGGTCGGCGGCGTACCAGGTCAGTTCGCTGAACACACCGTAGTTATGGAAATCGGCATCCTTGGTGTACGGCAGGTCCTTGTAGGTATCGATGCCCATGCTGCCGCGTTGGCGATGCTCGTTGGTCTGCGCGTCGAGGCCGCTGATCAATTGCACATCGGCCCAGCGCCAAGTGGCTTTGATCCGCGCGCCGAGGGTGCGACGGTCGACGTTGGAGGCCATCGGGCCGGCCATCATCCCGGTGCCGGACGGTGTGCGCAGGGTGTAGTTGTCCATCACGTGGTCGGCGTAGTTGTAGTAGATCTGCGCTTCAACCTTGTCCAGCACCTCGCCGATGTTGGACTTCTCGAACCGCAAGCCCAGGCTTTCACGCTTGAACTGTGAACCGTCCATGCCGCGCCCGGCGTAACGCGCCTCGCCATCGCCCTTGCCGGCGGTCAGCTCCAGCAAGGTGTCGGCGTCCGGCGTCCAGCCGAGCGCCACGTCACCGTTCCATTTGTCGTAGCGCGAGGGCACGGTGTCGTTGTTGCCATCCCGGTAGTCGTCGGAATGTGCGGTGTTGCCGATCACGCGCACGTAACCCAGCGGTCCGCCGGCAGCGGCGTCCACCACTTTGTCAAAGCGGCCGTTGGAGCCGGCCAATACGCTGGCGTTCACGCGCGTACCGAGTTCGCCGAAGCTTTCCGGCTCTCGTTCGAAAAGGATCGTCCCGGCCGATGCGCCCGGTCCCCAGAGCACGGTTTGCGGGCCTTTGATGACCGTGAGTTTGTCGTAGGTTTCCGGTGAAATATAGGAGGTGGGCGCGTCCATCCGACCGGGGCAGGCACCGAGCAATTGGCCGCCATTGGTGAGAATGTTCAGCCGCGAGCCGAACATGCCACGCAGCACCGGATCACCGTTGGTGCCGCCGTTGCGTACGAGGGCGAAGCCGGGGATGGTTTTCAGGTAGTCGCCACCGTCGCTGGCCGGCACCGGTTGGCGCGGGTCCTTGGGGTTGGTGACGATGGTCAGCGGCGAACTTGGCGCGATGGCGGTGATCACCGTCGGGCTCAGTTCTTCACTGTGGCCCGCGTGTTCGTCGGCCAGCACCATGGGTGCCAGCAATGCGCCGCAAAGGATGGCGGTGGCGCGCCTGAAACGAATACTCGATTCGTTCTGGGCAAAAGAAGCTTGGGCAGGGCTCAAGCATGTGTCAGCAGCAAACCTGGACATGACAATTTCCATCGAACAGTCGTAAACGACACGGCCGGCAACCAACGCAATCCCTTGTGGGAGCGAACTTGTGTGGCGAGCGAGCTTGCTCGCGCTGGGCTGCGTAGCGGCCCCTTTTGTGAGTGCTGCGCACTCAAGCGGGAGCAAGCTCCCTCGCCACACTAGTCCACCGCCACAGGTTGTTATGGTTGTCTTCGAAACCGTGTGAAATCAGAGGTGGGTGTTTACGCGACGACAGGCGGGGCGCGGGTGCGGGCGCCGGGGAAAAAGGTTTGCCGGGCATGGCCCAGGCGCGGGGAGGGAGGGGTGAAGGTGGTGGCTGTTGGTGTATCGAACGCGACGAAGGTCTGGCCACCGGTCAGCGCCGGGCAATTGAACAGCAGACTGCAATAGCCGCATTTTTCCCAGAGCGCGTGGTGCGAGGCTTTGGGCGGGCAGTGTTCGGCGGTGGGTTGCGCGCCGTGGCCGGCGTGCTTCATGGCCGACATGTCCATGCTCATGTCCATCGACATGCTCATCGACATCGACGAGGCGCGTTGATCCATCGGCATCGACTGAGAAATCAGCGGGCCGATAAAGATCATCAGCATGGCGAACAGGCTGATCCATCTGCCGCGCGTCAGGCCAGACGACTGACGACGGTGTGCGGATGACCTGGCGCTAAGCGGGCGCATGGCGTGTCCTGCTCAGGCGATTACTGGGCGTGGACGTGCATCTGCATGTCTTCCGGCGGCTTCTTCTGCACCGAGACGTCGACCGTCACATCCCCGGCCTTTTCGAAGTGCATCGTCAGCGGGAAGCGTTTGCCGTCGCTCAGCAGGCTACGGTCTTTCAGGTTCACCAGCATCACGTGATAGGCCATCGGTGCAAAGGTGACGTTGCCACCGGCAGGAATCTCGACACTCGGCACTTGCTGCATTTTCATCAGATCGGCTTGCATGACGTGCTCATGCAATTGCGCTTCACCGGCAATCGGCGAGTCGACGCTGAGCAGGCGGTCGGCCGTTTTGCCTGGGTTCTGAATGACAAAATAGGCCGCTACGGTTGGCGCGTTGGGCGGCAACTCTTGCGACCAAGGGTGAGCGATCTCCAGTTCGCCAGCCTTGTATTCGTGGGCATTGGCAAAGCAGGCAGGCAGCAGCAACGCAGCCAGAACGATGAGTTTGTTCAACATGGCAGTTCTCCAGAGCGATTCAAGACGCAGGTCAATTGCGAGAAAGAATCACACCAGAGGGGACGCTCGGGGGTTGAGGCTCGGCCATTGCTGGCGCGGGGTGGGTGTATCGAGAGAGGTGGCAGGCACGCTTCGATTGGCCTCGAAACGGGCGAAATACAGCTGCGGCACATGCCCGGGCAACGCCACCAGCGGAGCGGAACCTGAGCAGCACCAGCAATGCTGCATGTTGGAATGATCGTCGCTCTGCGGAGCTTTCTGCTCGAGGTCGCCCAGGGAAATCGCCACCATCTTGGTGCCGCTGGACGTGCAGAAACTGCCCCACAACAATTGCTCGGCGGGTGACTTCGCCGATTGCGCCATGGCTCCAGTCATCGGCATGGCGAGCATGTTGAACAGCACTGCGAAGCAGGCGATCCAGGCAATTGCGAGCCGTTGTCGGGACATGGGACAAAATCCGTTGGGTGGGCGATCAGGCGCGGCTATTTAGCCTGATCAGGGCCGATAAGTAAAAAAGCGGCGTGCGGTGTGGTGTCGCAGTGCGATCAGAGAGCCGTGGCATGCAAGCGCAGGCCCAAGGCTTTCATAACCTTCATGATAGTCGCGAATTCCGGATTGCCAGTGCTTCCCAATGCTTTGTACAAACTTTCACGACCCAGGCCTGCGTCACGGGCAACCTGGGTCATACCCTGTGCGCGGGCAATGTCGTTGAGTGCGGCACGTATGAGCACTCCATCGCCTGCATCTTCGTCAAAGCATGCATCCAGATAAGCGGCCATTTCCTCAGGTGTTTTGAGAAATTCGGCAGCGTCGAAACGGGTGAATTGTTCGGTCATGATGACTCCCCATTACCGATGTTTTGCGCTAGTTGAATGGCGCGTTTGATATCTCGTTTTTGTGTCGACTTGTCACCGCCCATCAGCAGCAGATAAACCACTTCACCTCGTCGGGTGAAATAGATCCTGTAACCGGGACCGTAATGCACGCGCATTTCATAAACAGTGCCGCCTACGGGTTCGCAATCTCCGAAATTCTCATGTTCGGCTGCTCGAAGCTTCGCGATGATCCGAGCTTTGCCAATGACGTCTCTCAGTGAATCAAGCCAATCACCAAATGCTCGGGATCGTTCAAAGTCGATCATGTTCGATCGTATTCCTTGGGATACAGGTTGGCAAGCCGCACTTTCCTCGGGCCGAATTTGATCGTCCCTAAGATGTTGGGTTGGTGTGCTTGTTAGAATTTGAGAACCCGGACTATAGGATTGAAGCCATAGCGTGAATAGCCAGCTCCGTCCGAGAGTGTTGCCGGCAGATTCGCAGGGTTAGGCAGAAATCAGGATTCGTCTGACACCGACAGGGCTTTCAGCACTTCACCCACCGACCCAAACTCCCGATCCACCCCCGGCAACACCGGCCGCCGCAACACAATCACCGGCACCCCGCGTTCCCGCGCCACTTCCAGCTTCGGCTCGGTCGCGGTGCTGCCGCTGTTCTTGCTGATTAGCACATCAATCTGTCGCCGCTCAAACAACGCCCGTTCATCCTCGATCAGGAACGGCCCGCGCGCGCCGATGACTTCGCAGCGGTCGTTGCCGGGGTAAACGTCCAGTGCGCGCAAGGTCCAGAATTGCTCCGGCGGGATTTCATGCAGGTGTTGCAAGGGCTCGCGGCCGAGGGTGAACAGCGGTCGGTGGAAGGGTTGGAGGGCGGCGATCAGTTCGGCCCAATCGCTGACGTCCCGCCAGTCATCGCCGGCCTGTGGTTGCCAGGCCGGGCGCCGCAATGCCCAGCATGCGATGCCGGTCAGCTTCGCGGCGGTGGCGGCGTTGTGGCTGATTTGTGCGGCGTAGGGATGGGTCGCGTCCAGCAGCAAGTCGATGCCTTCATCGCGAATGAACTGCGCCAGGCCTTCGGCGCCGCCGTAACCGCCAACGCGCACCTGGCAGGTCAGGTCCGTCGGCACGCGACCGACGCCGGCCAAGCTGTAGATGTGTTCCGGCCCGAGGGTGCGGGCGATGGCCAAGGCTTCGGTCACGCCGCCCAGCAGCAAAATTCGCTTCATTGGAAAGCTCCTGCATGGCCGACAATCCCGCCCTGGCGATCGATGGCAAACACTT is drawn from Pseudomonas sp. 31-12 and contains these coding sequences:
- a CDS encoding ABC transporter ATP-binding protein, whose translation is MTSLNLTTLAWTPQGHGHCHHQFQLRDASLHVAASEFVGLIGPNGSGKTSLLRCAYRFSKPESGEVRLDHHNVWKQSSRWCAQRIAVVLQEFPDAFGLTVDEVVAMGRSPHKGLFDGDTLEDRSLATQALESVGLRGFEDHAFATLSGGEKQRVILARALAQQPQLLILDEPTNHLDPRFQLELLQLVKRLKIGTLASIHDLNLAAAFCDRLYVINHGRIVVSGTPKEVLTAPLLRDVFGVEALIDEHPLHGYPRITWITQ
- a CDS encoding PepSY domain-containing protein, which gives rise to MKQPKVNFYNLAWRWHFYAGLFVAPFMVMLALTGVIYLFKPQLDPLMYGSLMNVPAGHHSVPADDLLKRVKQAYPHATIKQYLPPVNAERSAQFVVINGGTELNVFIDPYQGDILGEQDAKKNLQAVARAIHGELMIGSVGDRLVELAAGWGVVLVVSGVFLWWPRGQAAGILWPRLTSRGRVLWRDLHAVTGFWGASLLLVMLLSGMTWTGFWGQKYAQVWNVFPAAMWDNVPKSDVEARSLNSATRQTVPWAMENTPMPMSGDHAEHMAHDGAKSGPAAPTISLQDVQNIAVQRQVEPGYSITFPTTDTGVFTIAVFADDPRNDATLHVDQYTGDVLADVRFEQYGTVARATEIGVMLHEGKMFGVFNQIIVLLICLMILLSAVSGVVIWWKRRPQGKIGVPPLRHDLPKWKTAMVIMFALAVIFPLVGASLVVVWVLDRVLLSRFTRPTESASSSS
- a CDS encoding TonB-dependent copper receptor, producing MEIVMSRFAADTCLSPAQASFAQNESSIRFRRATAILCGALLAPMVLADEHAGHSEELSPTVITAIAPSSPLTIVTNPKDPRQPVPASDGGDYLKTIPGFALVRNGGTNGDPVLRGMFGSRLNILTNGGQLLGACPGRMDAPTSYISPETYDKLTVIKGPQTVLWGPGASAGTILFEREPESFGELGTRVNASVLAGSNGRFDKVVDAAAGGPLGYVRVIGNTAHSDDYRDGNNDTVPSRYDKWNGDVALGWTPDADTLLELTAGKGDGEARYAGRGMDGSQFKRESLGLRFEKSNIGEVLDKVEAQIYYNYADHVMDNYTLRTPSGTGMMAGPMASNVDRRTLGARIKATWRWADVQLISGLDAQTNEHRQRGSMGIDTYKDLPYTKDADFHNYGVFSELTWYAADRDRLITGARLDRASAKDYRQTTGSGMMTRPNPTADDTRADTLPSGFVRYEHDLADSPTTLYAGLGHTQRFPDYWELFSPKSGPAGSVNAFDSIKPEKTTQLDFGLQYKTEDLEAWASGYVGQVRDYILFNYTPTMMGTTSQAQNIDARIMGGELGAAYQLTSNWKADATLAYAWGKNSSDGNALPQMPPLDARFGLTYSEDNWSAGALWRVVAAQNRIDQNKGNVVGKDFDKTSGFGVFSLNGAYRINKNWKVSSGVDNLFGKAYAEHLNLAGNAGFGYPANDPQAIKEPGRTLWTKVDMSF
- a CDS encoding DUF2946 domain-containing protein, with protein sequence MRPLSARSSAHRRQSSGLTRGRWISLFAMLMIFIGPLISQSMPMDQRASSMSMSMSMDMSMDMSAMKHAGHGAQPTAEHCPPKASHHALWEKCGYCSLLFNCPALTGGQTFVAFDTPTATTFTPPSPRLGHARQTFFPGARTRAPPVVA
- a CDS encoding copper chaperone PCu(A)C, which produces MLNKLIVLAALLLPACFANAHEYKAGELEIAHPWSQELPPNAPTVAAYFVIQNPGKTADRLLSVDSPIAGEAQLHEHVMQADLMKMQQVPSVEIPAGGNVTFAPMAYHVMLVNLKDRSLLSDGKRFPLTMHFEKAGDVTVDVSVQKKPPEDMQMHVHAQ
- a CDS encoding DUF2946 domain-containing protein gives rise to the protein MSRQRLAIAWIACFAVLFNMLAMPMTGAMAQSAKSPAEQLLWGSFCTSSGTKMVAISLGDLEQKAPQSDDHSNMQHCWCCSGSAPLVALPGHVPQLYFARFEANRSVPATSLDTPTPRQQWPSLNPRASPLV
- a CDS encoding addiction module antidote protein translates to MTEQFTRFDAAEFLKTPEEMAAYLDACFDEDAGDGVLIRAALNDIARAQGMTQVARDAGLGRESLYKALGSTGNPEFATIMKVMKALGLRLHATAL
- a CDS encoding type II toxin-antitoxin system RelE/ParE family toxin, with translation MIDFERSRAFGDWLDSLRDVIGKARIIAKLRAAEHENFGDCEPVGGTVYEMRVHYGPGYRIYFTRRGEVVYLLLMGGDKSTQKRDIKRAIQLAQNIGNGESS
- a CDS encoding cobalt-precorrin-6A reductase, with protein sequence MKRILLLGGVTEALAIARTLGPEHIYSLAGVGRVPTDLTCQVRVGGYGGAEGLAQFIRDEGIDLLLDATHPYAAQISHNAATAAKLTGIACWALRRPAWQPQAGDDWRDVSDWAELIAALQPFHRPLFTLGREPLQHLHEIPPEQFWTLRALDVYPGNDRCEVIGARGPFLIEDERALFERRQIDVLISKNSGSTATEPKLEVARERGVPVIVLRRPVLPGVDREFGSVGEVLKALSVSDES